CTCGCGGGCCCGGCCGTCGCCGCGCGGCTGCTCGCCGAGTACGGCACCGAACTGGAGCGGCCCTGCGGCAGCCTCACCCATCTCTTCCCCGCGCCCGCCGACCTCGCGGGGGTCGAAGGCCCGGTGGGCGCGCTCGCCGGGGCGCTGGCCGACGGCTCGCTGCGCCTCGACGCGGGCGCCGACCGCGAGGAGGCGCACCGCGCCCTGCTCGCGGTGCCGGGCCTGGACGCGCGCACCGCCGCACTGATCCGCACCCGGGCACTGTCCGACCCCGATGTCCCGGTCCCCGGTGAGCAACTGCCCGAGACCTGGCGACCCTGGCGTTCCTACGCACGCCAACACCTGTACACAGAACGGGAGTTCAGCTCATGACCAGCACCGCACCCCGGTCCGCGGCAGACCGCCGTCCGGCCGCGGCGGGCCTCACGTACTACACCGTGCTCGACAGTCCGGTGGGCGAACTGCTGCTGACGGCAACGGAGTCGGGCGCCCTCACCTCCCTGTCCGTACCGGGGCAGAAGGGCGGACGCACCCTCCAGCCCGGCTGGCAGCGCCGCCCCGAGGTCTTCACCGCGGCGCGGGAACAGCTCGCCGCCTACTTCGCCGGTGAACTCACCGCGTTCCACCTGCCGTTGGCGACCAACGGCAGCACCTTCCGCGAGCAGGTGTGGGCCGCCCTGGACGAGGTCCCGTACGGCTCGACCACCAGCTACGGCGCCCTCGCCGCCGGGATCGGCGCCTCCCGGGCCGCTGTCCGCGCGGTCGGCGGCGCCATCGGCGCCAACCCGCTCCTCATCGTGCGCCCGTGCCACCGCGTCATCGGCGCGGACGGTTCACTGACCGGCTACGCGGGCGGACTTGAGCGCAAACGACTGCTGCTCGATCTCGAGGGAGCCGAGGTCTGAGGCGCGGCTCCGGGAATGCCGGAGTGCGTGTCCGAAACCGTACGGTCGCCGTGATCGTCGGCGCCCGTGGCGCACCGGAAGTATCGGCCCGGATGCGTTCCGTATCGGCCAGCTTCGGGGGGCCCTCGTCGTTTTCGCCCCAACAGGCCTGCTGGTGGGCATCCTTGAGCCATGGTGGATAAGGAAGGTGAGATTCCGGATCTCCGTACCATCCGCATGGGCGGGCCCCAGGGCCCCGTCGAAGCGGTCGCGGACGTCGAGGCGTGGCAGGCCCGTGAGCGGTATCCGGGATTTCTGTCGCTGGGCCTCGCGGTCTTCGGAGTGGTGCGCCAGAACGAGTCCGGCGGCTGGGACGTGCTCGACTCCTTCACCGGTCTCGCGCCCCAGGACGGCAGAGACTCCATGGGGTCCCAGTTCCGGCGCCGCGCGCAGCAGGCCGAGAAGATCGGCGACAGCGCCGCGCACGCCGCGTACATGAAGGCCGCCGTCCGGATGGACTGGGAGGCCGTCGACGCGGTCGACGTGTGCGGCGAGCGCTACCGGGTGGCACGGGCGGAACGCTTCGTACGCACCGGGCCCGACGGCCCCGAGCCCCCGCGCCCCACCGACCCGGACCCGATGCCGCCCGGCGAGGCCTACCGCGCCCGCCGGTCGGTGGAGGGGCTGACCCTCGATCCCGCCACGCCGACCGGGATGTCCGAGGGCATCCTGAAGATGGAACTGCTCTCCCTCGTACGGGCCCCGGGCGGCGCGCCCCCACAGGTGCGCGCGGACTCGTTGCGCGCGGCGCGTACCCACCCCGGCGGCGTGCTGATCCCGGCCACCTTCATGGTCGCCGAGTACTGCGACGGGCACTGGCTGCCGGACGCCGCGGACACCTGCAACACCCCGCAGGACGCGCGGGACAGCCTGGCCCGCAGCCTGCGCGTGACGATTCCGTGGGAGCGCGGGCTGAGCGAGCGGGAACAGGAGCCGTACCGGGCCGCGGCGGACCGCTACGACGCCCGTCCCACCGACGAGTTGGAGGTCGAGGGCTGCCGGTACCGCATCGTGCGGGTCGAGCGGCTGGTCCGGTTCGGGCCCGGAGGCCCGGAGGGTCCGCGGCCGTCCGACCCCGATCCGCAGCCGCCCGTGATGGTGCAGAGCCGGCAGCTCGGGCTGATCGACGAGAACGGCGAGAAGTGCCCGGGAGCGGACGACGACGAGGACGAGGAGACCACCGACCCGCGTGCGGGGCTGAGCCCCGAACAACAGCGGCTCTGGGATCTCATCATGGGCGAGGAGGCCCGTCTGAGGTCCGTCCGCGAGGAACGGGAGAGCCACAAGGCCAAGGTCAGGGGCGAGTGGAAGGCAAGGGAACGGGGCGAGGGCAAAGGGCGGTAGCCGGGGGAGAGTTGGGGCCGCGCGCGGGAGGAGTCAGTCCGCGTCCAGGCCCCAGCTGTGCACCCACCGCGGATGGACCCGGATCACCTCCTCGCTGAAGTGCGGGCCCAAGTCGTGTGATCCGGTGAGCAGTTCGGCCTCGCCGCGGATCTCCACCCCGCGCACATGCCACGGTTTGACGCTCACGATGTCGTCCACGACCAGCGAAAGCCGGGGATTGGTACGGAGGTTGCGCCACTTCTTGCTGGTGCCCATGGCCATGCCGCCGATGAGGATCGTCCCGTCGTCCTGCGGAAAGAACCCGACAGGATTGGCCTGTGGCTGTCCCGCGGTGTCCACGGTGGCGAGCCTGCCGAGCCGTTGCGAGCGCAGATAGGCGCGCTCGGCCTCACTGAACCCGGGAAACCGGTCGAATTCCGTCATTCCTCGATGGTGACAAACCGAGGGCGGCCGCGCACGGGAGTTGCCGCGACTGCTCACGGATCGGACACCGGCCGCGGGCCGCCGGGGGGGGCGGGACGGGGCGCGGCAGTACGAGCGCTCCGTCCCGCCCCCCGGGCTGTTCCGTACCGTCCAGGTTGCCCCGGTGGCCCGGTCCGTTCGTGAACGCGCCGGTCAGAACACCTGCCCGGCCAGCACGTCGAGCTGGTCCGGGTCCGTCGACCAGCAGTAGAGCATCACCTCGTCGGCGCCGATGGCGCGATAGGCGTCGACGGCCGCGCGGATCTCGGCCGGGTCGGTCAGGAGCCCGTCGGCGGCGTACCGCTCGGCTTGCGCGTCGAAGGCGTAGTAGCGCAGCAGATTGCGCCGGGCCTCGGCGGCGAAGCGGGGGCCCGCGGCGACATTGACCTGGGCGACCAGACGCGGGGCGCCGGTGCGGCCGTGCCGCTGCCAGGACTGCTCGGCCGCGCGGAACAGGCCGTCCATGTAGCGGGGCGGCAGCGCCGCGCCGAG
This is a stretch of genomic DNA from Streptomyces sp. NA04227. It encodes these proteins:
- a CDS encoding methylated-DNA--[protein]-cysteine S-methyltransferase, giving the protein MTSTAPRSAADRRPAAAGLTYYTVLDSPVGELLLTATESGALTSLSVPGQKGGRTLQPGWQRRPEVFTAAREQLAAYFAGELTAFHLPLATNGSTFREQVWAALDEVPYGSTTSYGALAAGIGASRAAVRAVGGAIGANPLLIVRPCHRVIGADGSLTGYAGGLERKRLLLDLEGAEV
- a CDS encoding PPOX class F420-dependent oxidoreductase, giving the protein MTEFDRFPGFSEAERAYLRSQRLGRLATVDTAGQPQANPVGFFPQDDGTILIGGMAMGTSKKWRNLRTNPRLSLVVDDIVSVKPWHVRGVEIRGEAELLTGSHDLGPHFSEEVIRVHPRWVHSWGLDAD
- a CDS encoding DUF5954 family protein → MVDKEGEIPDLRTIRMGGPQGPVEAVADVEAWQARERYPGFLSLGLAVFGVVRQNESGGWDVLDSFTGLAPQDGRDSMGSQFRRRAQQAEKIGDSAAHAAYMKAAVRMDWEAVDAVDVCGERYRVARAERFVRTGPDGPEPPRPTDPDPMPPGEAYRARRSVEGLTLDPATPTGMSEGILKMELLSLVRAPGGAPPQVRADSLRAARTHPGGVLIPATFMVAEYCDGHWLPDAADTCNTPQDARDSLARSLRVTIPWERGLSEREQEPYRAAADRYDARPTDELEVEGCRYRIVRVERLVRFGPGGPEGPRPSDPDPQPPVMVQSRQLGLIDENGEKCPGADDDEDEETTDPRAGLSPEQQRLWDLIMGEEARLRSVREERESHKAKVRGEWKARERGEGKGR